A stretch of the Hippocampus zosterae strain Florida chromosome 16, ASM2543408v3, whole genome shotgun sequence genome encodes the following:
- the cdkn2aipnl gene encoding CDKN2AIP N-terminal-like protein: MSVSDVNDFIRQNRAVADQVEAFRGHWESDKHWVPRREFILRNMSGFESELHMDQLLSLSMVWANNVFLGCRYSTELLNKVKQMAEGIEVEDAPVFKTRDEIVKQQQGR; this comes from the exons ATGTCGGTCTCGGACGTAAACGATTTTATCCGACAAAACCGTGCAGTGGCTGACCAAGTGGAGGCGTTCCGAGGACACTGGGAAAGCGATAAGCACTGGGTGCCCAGGAGGGAATTCATACTGCGGAATATGAGCGGATTTGAGAGCGAGTTGCACATGGACCAGCTGCTTTCGCTTTCAATGGTGTGGGCCAACAACGTCTTCCTCGGCTGCCG GTATAGTACGGAGCTCCttaacaaagttaaacaaatgGCCGAGGGTATCGAGGTGGAGGACGCGCCCGTTTTCAAGACAAGAGATGAAATTGTAAAGCAGCAGCAG GGCAGATGA
- the ube2b gene encoding ubiquitin-conjugating enzyme E2 B, whose translation MSTPARRRLMRDFKRLQEDPPTGVSGAPSENNIMLWNAVIFGPVGTPFEDGTFKLLIEFSEEYPNKPPTVRFVSRMFHPNVYADGSICLDILQNRWSPTYDVSSILTSIQSLLDEPNPNSPANSQAAQLYQENKREYEKRVTAIVEQSWVDV comes from the exons atgtccacCCCGGCGAGGAGACGGCTTATGAGGGATTTTAAAAG ACTTCAAGAGGACCCTCCTACCGGTGTGAGCGGAGCGCCATCGGAGAACAATATCATGCTTTGGAACGCTGTTATTTTTGG GCCTGTCGGCACGCCATTTGAAGATG GAACGTTTAAGCTTCTGATTGAATTTTCAGAGGAGTACCCTAACAAGCCTCCCACGGTTCGCTTTGTATCCAGAATGTTTCACCCCAATG TATACGCAGATGGCAGTATATGTTTAGACATTCTCCAGAACCGCTGGAGCCCCACGTATGATGTTTCGTCCATACTCACCTCGATCCAG TCGTTGCTGGACGAGCCCAATCCGAACAGCCCAGCTAACAGCCAGGCGGCGCAGCTCTACCAGGAGAACAAGCGGGAGTATGAGAAGCGAGTGACGGCCATCGTGGAGCAGAGCTGGGTGGATGTGTGA